TTCGCGCGCGGCCGGGTGCAGGTCCAGACGGTCGTGGTCGACCGGGACTACGGCCAGATGCGTCGCGTCGACGTGACGGATGGCCGTTGGTTCGTCGAGCGTGACGGCGAGCGCCTCGCGCCCGCGCTCGTGGTCAACCCGGCGTTCCTGGCGGAGCTCGGGTCGCCCGAGATCGCCGCGCACCCCTCCGCCGTGCTGCACGGCGAGCGGTCCGACCTCGTGGGCGTCGTCGTGGGCACCGTGCCCGCGCTGTACGCGGAGGAGCCGCCGACCGTGTACCTGCAGGCGTCCGACGCCGAGCGCCTGATGTCCGACGACGCGCTCGACGCGATGGCGCCGCAGTCCGAGTTCTGGGTGCCCGAGGCGGAGGCCGACGCGCTGACCGCGGCCATCACCTCTCAGGTGGCGGCGACCGCGCCCGAGGGGTGGGAGGTCAGCGTCGGCCGCAGCGACTGGGGGACCTACGACTACGACCCGCTGCTGGCCGTCAAGATCCTCGTCGGGGGAGTGGCGGGCCTCGTGCTCCTCCTCGGCGCGCTCGGCCTCGTGAACATCTCGCTCGTGACCGTGAAGCAGCGGATCCGCGAGATCGGCGTCCGCCGCAGCTTCGGCGCGAGCGCGGGGCGCGTGTTCTTCGCGGTGATGATGGAGAGCGTCGTGGCGACCGTGGCGGCCGGGGTCGTCGGGGTCATGGCCGCGGTGGCGATCGTGAAGAACCCGTGGATCCTCTCGTTCGTCGCCTCGGGTGTCACCGAGTTCCCGCCGTTCCCGCTCTCGGCGGCGCTCCTCGGGCTCGGCGCGTCCCTGGTCGTGGGCGCGATCGCGGGTCTGCTGCCCGCGCTCGTGGCGGTGCGCGTGTCCGTCATCGATGCGATCCGCTACTGATGCCGCGGCCGGGCGGGGAGCGTCGCGCCCGGCCAGGCGTCCCGTCGGCGACGGCGGTGCGGGATAACGTGGGTCGCATGGCTACGAGCACCAGGTCGACCAGCCGCGCCGGGAAGACTTCCTCGGGCGCGCCGCGCGCAACGCCCCCGCGCAAGGGCCGTACCGCCGAGACGAAGCAGC
This window of the Clavibacter sepedonicus genome carries:
- a CDS encoding ABC transporter permease, giving the protein MSGWLSRTATGLVGAVVEAWAELRIHRTRVMLSLIGVAVAVAAITSVVGLGAVVQQSQTEQMERQSGRPAALSVSAYSATGSGLSYAEQRTLLADVADRYGITWSTIIGSTTVPVDFARGRVQVQTVVVDRDYGQMRRVDVTDGRWFVERDGERLAPALVVNPAFLAELGSPEIAAHPSAVLHGERSDLVGVVVGTVPALYAEEPPTVYLQASDAERLMSDDALDAMAPQSEFWVPEAEADALTAAITSQVAATAPEGWEVSVGRSDWGTYDYDPLLAVKILVGGVAGLVLLLGALGLVNISLVTVKQRIREIGVRRSFGASAGRVFFAVMMESVVATVAAGVVGVMAAVAIVKNPWILSFVASGVTEFPPFPLSAALLGLGASLVVGAIAGLLPALVAVRVSVIDAIRY